The window TTCGTGGTATCCAAGGGGCCTGAATCAATCAATTGGCTGATTGAAAATGGAGTCATATTCAGCCGACGCGGCCAGGATTCGAGCCAACCGGACGAGTTTCACCTTACCCAGGAAGGCGGGCACAGTGCGAGAAGAATTATCCACGCGGAAGACGCGACAGGACAAAGAGTCGAGAGCACGTTGGAGTCCAGAATCCGCAGTCATCGAAAAATTGATATTTTCGAACAGTACATTGGGATCGAACTGATCACGAAGTCAAGATTGTCAGACGCGGGAGAAGACCGATGCCTTGGTCTCTATGCACTGAATATCGCTACCGAGGAGGTTGTCACCTTTGCCTCCAATGCCGTCGTCCTCGCCACCGGAGGGGCATCCAAAACCTATCTGTACACCAGCAATCCTGACACCTCGACCGGTGATGGCATCGCCATGGCGTGGCGAGCGGGCTGTCGCATCTCGAATATGGAGTTTGTTCAGTTTCATCCCACGTGTCTTTACCATCCACACGCGAAGTCGTTTCTCATCTCGGAGGCGGTTCGGGGCGAAGGGGGAAAACTGATTTTGCCGGACTCTTCCGAGTTCATGCACAAATATGACAAGCGAGGAGAGCTCGCACCTCGAGACATCGTTGCACGTGCAATCGACCATGAAATGAAACTGGGCGGACATGATTGTGTGTTGCTGGACATCACCATGAAGCCAGAGAAGTTTCTTCGTTCGCATTTCCCAAACATCTATGAAAAATGTCTTCACTTTGGAATTGATATTTCGAAAGACCCGGTGCCTGTCGTTCCAGCCGCACATTACTCCTGCGGCGGGGTGATAGTGAATCAGAGCGGACAGACAGACCTGGCAGGATTGTATTGTGTCGGGGAAAGTGCGTGTACCGGCCTGCATGGAGCGAACAGACTGGCGAGCAACTCCTTGCTCGAATGTATAGTTTTCGCTGACTCTGCGTTCGAGGATATTCGGATTAATGCGACAGGCAGAGAAATACCACAACTGCAGATTCCGCAATGGGATGAAAGTCGCGTTACCGACCCTGACGAGCTTGTCGTGGTATCCCACAATTGGGATGAATTGCGAAGATTCATGTGGGATTACGTTGGTATTGTACGCACCCAGAAGCGGCTCGAACGAGCACTGCGCCGCGTTGATCTTCTGTCGGATGAAGTGCGAGACTTCTATAGCCAGTTCCGGGTCAATCGAGACTTGATCGAATTGAGAAACTTGGTACTTGTTTCAGAACTGACAGTGAGATGTGCGCTCGCAAGACACGAAAGCAGAGGGTTGCATTTTGTGCTGGATTATCCCGGGCTCGATCCCGCCGGTGCAAAGAATACGGTGCTGACTCCGAATTGACGTCACAGTGATGTGACGCTGCAGTGGCCGTCAGGCCACATCGTCCGCAGGGTGCCAAATTTTCTCGTCGACCAACTGCTCTACCGGTCTTCCATCATCCGTAGCGGCAACACCTTGCCTGACAGCAATGTCAGCGACCGCGATTGCAATCTCTCTGCTGAGAGCTCGAATTTCTGTCAGTGGTGGCAGTAAGGACGAACCGGGTATACTGACATTGGATTGTGAGTGACCGATTACCGTTGCGGCCGCCGTAAACATTTCGTTGGTCACCTTTCTTGCCTTGACCGAAATGAGACCAAGGCCGATGCCTGGAAATGCGTACGCGTTGTTGCATTGGGCAATGTTGTGCACGACCCCGTCGTATTCGATCGGGTCAAATGGACTGCCGGTTGCGACGATAGCTTTTCCATTGCTCCACTCGAGAAGATCCGACGGCAACGCCTCAGTCCTGTCAGTCGGGTTTGACAGAGGGAATATGCAAGGACGGTCGCAAGTCGAACACATGAGCTTGACGAGTTCCTCGGTAAAGTAATTCTTCTGTCCGCTGACTCCGATCAGGATGTCCGGCCTGACGTTTCGAACGGTGTCGAGCAGACGGAAATCCCCTTCCCAACCTGAGAGTTCGGCCTGACGTTTGACGAACGCTTTCTGACCGGAACGAATACGCTCCGAGCCGTCGTGAATCAGCCCCTTGCTATTCATCAGGTAAATTCTGCTATGGGCACTGTCGTGATCCAATCCTTCATTAATCATCGCATCCGCACAGCCCTTTGCGATTCCGGTACCAGCGGCACCGGCACCTACAACGACAATTCTGGAATCGCAAATCGGGTTGCCGGTTACCCTGCATGCAGCAATCAGACTTCCAACTGTTACCGCTGCGGTTCCCTGTATGTCATCGTTGAAGCAACATATTCTGTCAATGTAGTTGTCTAGAATTCTCTGTGAGTTTGACGCTCCGAAATCCTCGAACTGAATAACTGCATCAGGCCATCGACGGTGAATGGATGCCAGTGCAGTCTCGAGGAACTCATAATATTCGTCGCCCTGGATCCGTTCATGTTTCCACCCGACATACAGATCGTTATCAAGTAGTTTTTGGTTATTCGTTCCGACGTCAAGTGCGATTGGCAATGTCGTGATCGGGTGTATTCCACCCAAGGCCGAATAAAGACTCAGTTTTCCGATCGGAATGCCCATTCCGCCGACTCCCTGATCACCAAGTCCTAAAATTGCCTCTCCATCTGTGATAACGATGACCTCGATCGAATCTGTGCGCACATTGGAAATTGCGGTTTCGATCATGTCACGCTCCGGATAGCTCAAAAAAAGCCCTCGCGGCCTTCGGTAAATCTCCGAAAAGTACTCGCAGGCAGCACCGACTGTGGGTGTGTAGATGACTGGGAGCATCTCGTCTGCATTGTCGATGATCAATTGAAAAAACAGATTTTCATTCAAGTCTTGCAGTTGTCGCAAATAGATATGTCGTTCGAGATTGGTCGGCTTTTCCGAATATGCCTGATAGGCGCGGTCAACTTGGACTGCCAGGGACTCTTCGCAGTATGGCAGCAAGCCCAGCAACCTGCGATCAACTCTTTCCTTTCGCGTGAATGAGGTTCCCTTATTGAACTGCGGCAAAGTCAGGAGCAACCGTCCTTGCTGCAGATGTGCCGGTAAATTGCTGACTCCCATTTACACAAGCCCGGATCGATTTTCAGACAATTGACAGTTTCTGATCTTGCCGATGAGATCAGAATACTCATCACGATAGGTTTGAATGCCAAATACCAGCCAGTCGTTGAGATCGCAGTGGTTGTGCTCCAGCAGTTTTTCGAACGTACGTCGCTCCGAACCTGACACGGAATGGTATCCGTGTTCCAGAAATCGAAATAAAATCAACTCGAGTTCCCGGGAACCGAGCCTGCATCGCCATATCAGTCGATTCATTTCCCGGCGACTCAGATTATCTGCGGCCATCATGTTCGCAATGCTATGAGTTTCTTGATTTCCGCTATGGCCTTGCCCGGATTAAGATGCTTTGGACAAGTGTTGGTACAGTTCATGATGGTATGACAGCGGTAAAGACGAAATGGATCCTGAAGTTCATCAAGTCGGTTACCGACCGCTTCATCGCGGCTGTCTGCGATCCAGCGATAAGCCTGCAAAAGAATAGCGGGCCCAAGGTAGCGATCGCTGTTCCACCAGTAACTCGGGCAACTTGTTGAACAGCAGGCGCATAGAATACACTCGTAGAGTCCATCCAGTTGCTGTCGCTCATCAATTGACTGTAGATTCTCCCGACTTGCCGAAGGAACGGACTGTTGCTGCAACCACGGCTTGATTGATTCGTACTGGGCGTAAAAATGGGTAAGATCAGGCACCAGATCCTTGACGACAGGCAGGTGTGGCAAGGGGTAGATCCTGACGGCTGATTTGAGTTCGGCGATGGGCTTGATGCAGGCCAACGTATTGGTGCCATTGATGTTCATCGCACAAGAACCACAAATTCCTTCTCGACATGACCTGCGGAACGTCAGGGAGGGGTCGATCTCACTTTTGATCTTGATCAATGCATCAAGCACCATGAAACCGCAATCATCCAAGTCGACTTCAAACGAGTCGAGTTTGGGAGATGAATCGTCTTCCGGGTTCCAGCGATAAATCTTAAAGACCCGCTTGCGCTTCACCGAACCCGGCAAGGTGTGCTGTTCGCCCTGAACAACTGTTGAGTTCTTTGGAAGTCTGATTTTTGCCACGGTTACGGTTTCCCCTATTTCAGTAGACTCTTGCCCGAGGTGCAATCAAGTCAACCTCTTCGGTCAATGTGTACAGGTGCACGGGTCGGTAGTCCAGCTCAACTGTTCCATCGCCGCCAAACCACGACAACGTGTGTTTCATCCAGTTTTCATCATCCCGTTCGGTATAGTCATCCCGGGCGTGCGCCCCTCGGCTCTCTGTCCGATTCGCTGCAGAGATGACAGTTGTCAGTGCCTGGCGCATCAAATTATCCAATTCCAATGTCTCTACTAGATCCGTGTTCCAGATCAGGGAGCGATCGGTAGTGCAGATATCGTCCATGTCGTTCCAGACATCTAGCAACTTGCGGACACCCTCATCCAACAATTCCTGCGTGCGAAATACGGCGCAGTGAGTCTGCATGATTCTTTGCATGCGGTCCCGAATCTGCGAAGTCGGGCTGTTGCCTGAACTGAATCTGAGGCGGTCGAAGTGCTCAATGGCCTCTACTTCAATATTTCGCGGGAGAGAACGTCTGGCTTCCGTTCCGTCCACCAGCTGTCTGGCACGCACGGCTGCCGAACGACCGAACACAACGAGGTCCAGCAAAGAGTTGGAGCCAAGACGATTAGCGCCGTGGACAGAAACGCAACCGGTCTCACCGATTGCCATCAACCCCGGGATTACGCAATTGTCATCACCATCTTTACGGGTGACAACCTCGGCCTTATGATTGGTCGGTATTCCACCCATGTTATAGTGAACGGTCGGTAACACCGGAATCGGAGTGGCGGTCGCGTCGACTCCGGCAAATATTCTCGCGGTTTCCGTAATGCCGGGCAATCTTTCGTGAATCACTTCAGGTCCGAGGTGTTCCAGGTGCAGATGAATGTGATCAGCTCGCGCACCGACGCCCCTGCCAGCATTGATTTCCATTGTCATGGATCGGCTGACCACATCCCGCGAAGCCAGATCCTTGGCATTTGGAGCGTAGCGTTCCATAAACCGCTCCCCGTCAGAATTTGTAAGGTAACCGCCCTCGCCTCTCGCACCTTCAGTGATCAGACAGCCTGATCCATATATCCCGGTCGGATGGAACTGTACAAATTCCATATCCTGCAGCGGCAGTCCGGCTCGCAATGCCATGGCATTGCCGTCTCCAGTGCAGGTGTGAGCGGAAGTGCACGAGAAATAAGCTCTTCCGTACCCTCCAGTCGCCAGTACTACGATTTTGGACTGAAATCGATGCAATGTGCCATCGTCCAGACACCAGGCGAGAACACCACGGCATTCGCCATTGTCCATCAGCAGATCGAGCGCGAAATATTCAATGTAGAACTCAGCCCGGTGTTTCAACGCCTGTTGATACAAGGTGTGCAGGATTGCATGGCCGGTACGATCAGCTGCCGCACAGGTGCGCATTGCCTGCCCCTCGCCGAAATGTGTGGTCATGCCCCCGAATGCTCGCTGATAGATGCGCCCGTCTTCTGTTCTTGAAAATGGCACGCCATAGTGCTCCAGTTCAATCACCGCTTCCGGCGCTTCCTTGCACATGTATTCGATTGCATCCTGATCACCGAGCCAGTCAGACCCCTTTACGGTGTCATACATATGCCATCGCCAATCATCCTCACTCATATTTCCAAGCGCGGCACTGATACCGCCCTGTGCAGCAACAGTGTGACTCCTGGTGGGGAATACTTTGGTAATGCATGCTGTGGACAGGTTTTCAAACGCAGCGCCGAAAGTCGCCCTGAGCCCGGCACCTCCCGCACCGACGACTACCACATCATAATTATGATCGATGATCTTGTAGGAACTGATACTCACGGAACCAGCTAACCCAGTGCGACACGCAATATTGAGATTGTGCTGGAAATCACAAGTATCACGGATAGAGACTTGACAGCGAGAATGGTGCCAACCTTCAACCCTTCATGATGCAGGTAATCTTCCACGACGACTTGGAGGCCAAGCTGTGCGTGGTAGAAAAGCGAAACTATGAATGCGATCAGCAATGTTGCCGTGAACGGCGACTCCATCCATGTGCGAACATCAGCGAAGCATTCACCGGTGAGCGCTGAAATTGAGAAGGTAAACCATAATGTCAGCGGAACCAATGCCAACGCAGTCAGGCGCTGCCACCACCAATGGGCGGATCCATCCTTAGCCGAGCCAAGCCCGATCACTCTCGCCAATGGAGTCTTGTAGCTCATTGCATGATCAACCGCAAGCCGTGTAACCAACAGTCCAGACGACGATGGTCAGAATGAACGAACAGGTTATTGCAACCCACCCGCTTCGGTAAACTTGCGTGATCTCGAATCCTTTACCGGAATCCCAGAAAAGATGTCGGATACCGTTGCACAGGTGATAAAACAAATTCAGAGTCCAGATGAACAGGAACAGGCGACCGGTGACTCCAGAGAGAAATTCGAATATTCTGTTCGATAAATCAGGGTTGTATGCGATCGCACTGAGCCATAACGCAATCAGAACCGCACCGAAAGCAAGAACGACACCCGTAATACGGTGAAGTATTGACATTACGGACGTCAGTTGAGGCCTGTAAATCTGTATATGGGGTGAGACTGGACGATTCGAGGGATTCATGCCCGAATTATTTCTCTATAGCCAATATTGCCGGTGGCCGTGCAGATTTGACACTGCTGCGTTCGGAATCTGCTCGGTTCTTATCTGAAACTTCGACATAAGGAAGAGATCGCATCAGAAATCTATACATCTGCCATTCTTCTCCCAGTCTCCATATCGCGTCGGATCCGGACGCTGACCGTTCGTTGAACCTTCTTTCGAAGGCTCATGATCGCGTCGTTCAAGTTTTGTAGTTCGCTCGATGTTGAGCGGCTTGCTGCGGTTCTGCTCGTTCAAACTAAATGCCGTGAACCCTTGAAATTGAATGACTTGCAACTATTTGAATATTATATCTGTCAATCTAATGCTTGATTGGATGTTTGTAGGTCGATGTTTCGCAATTCAAGATCTGTCGTTGTTCGAATTTCTTCCACGATTGACGAATGCAAGATTAAACGGCGGTAATTCGAAAGGAATAACCTTTCAAGTGCTTCGACAACTGTAGCCTGGCGATCGCATCGGACTCGATCCGTGGAGTATCGTTTAGAATTCGAACAGGCGATGTTGTGTATCATCTTGACTTGGACACGTAGTTGGCGATTGCTGCGGCGCTTCACAGAATCCACTTCAGAATTGATTTATTATTTAATTAAAACAATCAATAAACCATAATTATTAAAGTAAAAGCCAAGTAATCAGCTCTCTGGATGAGTCGCTGACAGGAAACAATCTTTTTGACGGGCCGACAGGGGAAAATGAAAATAACCAGACTCAACCACTACGGTACTGTTTGCGTATCTGGTGCCGATGCCGACAATTTTCTGCAGCGTCAGTTCACCAGCGACATATGCGAGATCACCTCTGAACGTGGTGGCATCTCGGCATATCTGAATCCGAAGGGTCGTATTCTTGCCAATTTCATCATTTTCAGGAAAGACGATAGTTTCTATCTGATCTTGTCCGCAGATCTTGTGGAATCATTCTCAGATCGATTGCGGAAGTTTGTATTTCGAGACAAAGTCAACATTTCGATCCAGTCAGAATCGCAGATTGTGGGGGTGCTGAATGACGAACGGATGGGATTGTCTGATCTGCTCCCGGATCATGCGTTTCACGTGATGCATGATGATTTTTTCACATATATTCGAGTGCCTGGAATACCCAGACGAATCGCTGTGTACGGTGACAAACGCAATTTTGAGCGTTACTCAGGACAGTTCGACGAAAGTCTCACGGCTCAATGGAAGCAGGCTGACATTGACTGCATGCATCCGCTCATCAATTCATATACCACGGAAGAATTGATATTGCAGGCAACCAATCTGGACCTGACCGGTGCGGTGAGTTTTACCAAGGGTTGCTATCCAGGACAGGAAATTGTCGCGAGGCTGCATTACAAAGGCGGTGTCAACCGACGAATGTTTCAGGCATCGGTGCCTGGAGATGACCGGTCGCAGTCAGGTTCCCTGATCTACTGTGATGAAGTGCCTGGCAGGCAAACCGGCTCGGTCGTCAATTCTGTGCGTCCAAATGAGTTTGGAGATAAGAATCTTCTTGTTTCTCTTCCGCTCAAGTTCCTGGGACACGACCGCCTGCGATTGGAGGACGGAACGAACTTGCAATTGAGGCTGGATGGGATTCCCTATGCGATTCCGGAACTGGAAAGAAACTGATCTTCAGTTATCCGGACCCGGCCGCTTGTCAGTTTCGATAATTCGATAGAAAACCTCACCTTCCTTGATCAGTCCCAATTCCATTCTCGCCCGCTCCTCCATAGTTTCGTTATCAGTCTGCAAGTCAATCACTTCCGCTTTCAGTACATCATTTCGTTTGGACAGTTCGACGTTGCGCTGCTGTTCCACTTCGATCAACGACCGGGTTTCCTCAAGTGTTGCCACCGAATTCTTCCCGGCCCAGAAAGCATACTGGAGACCACCGGCGATTACAGCCAGAACCAAGAAAACGATCAACCTTTTGCCCTTCACGACATTCACTCCATGCCATCACTGCGGGATTGGGCAGGTGACCGCACCCCTCCCAACTGCGACTCTATGCGCAACAGACGATTATATTTGGCAGTTCGTTCGGACCTGCACGGAGCGCCTGTCTTGATCTGACCCGATGCAGTTGCAACAGCAAGGTCTGCGATCGTGGTATCTTCCGTCTCACCGGATCTATGGGAGATAATCACACGATAGTGCGCATTCTTCGCAATCTGTATTGTGTTCAGGGTTTCAGTCAATGTTCCAATCTGGTTAAGCTTGACCAGTATTGAATTTGCAATGGAACTGCGAATGCCTTGCTGAAAAATATCCGGATTGGTGACGAATACGTCATCACCGACCAGTTGCACTCGTTCTCCGAGCGTTTGCGTGAGATGTGACCAACCTTCCCAATCATTCTCTGCCATTCCATCTTCGATTGAGACGATCGGATACTGATCAACCCATGAACTGAGTCGATCGGTCAGTTGACCTGAATCCATTGTCATATGTTCCGAACTGAATTCATACCTTTTGTCTGAATCACGCCACAGCTCTGAGCTTGCGACATCCAAAGCGATTCCGAAATGCACGCCGGGCTCCCAACCCGCCTTGGCACCAGCTTCACAGATCAGCTGCAAAGCTTCCTCATTCGACTTCAAGTCTGGCGCAAAGCCGCCTTCGTCACCGACTGCGGTACTGAAACCGCGGTCGTTCAGATACCGGCTCAGTGAGTGGTAAATCTCGACCCCCATGAGGACACTTTCCTGAAAACTCGACACGCCATTCGGGACGATCATGAATTCCTGCACATCCAATTGATTGTTTGCGTGAGCCCCGCCATTGAGAATGTTGAAAAATGGGGTCGGCAAGGTGACCACATCCTCTGTTGCGAGAAATCGGTACAGCGGCTGTTGCTTTGAGTCCGCGGCAGCCTTGGCAGATGCCAGCGAAACCGCCAGAATCGCATTCGCGCCAAGTCTGCTCTTGTTTTCAGTGCCGTCCAGCTCGATCATCAGGTTATCGATTGAAGATTGATCAAAGGGATTTTCGCCCGACAACGCTGGTCCAATCACATTGTTGACGTTCTCAACTGCATTGAGCACGCCTTTGCCCAGATATCTATCGCGATTTCCATCCCGCAATTCGACCGCTTCTCTCTCGCCTGTCGACGCGCCGGACGGGACGGCAGCCGTCCCGCGGGCTCCGTCGGACAACACCACCTGTGCCTCAAGTGTCGGATTGCCTCTGGAATCCAATATTTCCAGAGCATGAATGGTTTCAATCGAAGAATTGGACATAGTCAATATCTATTCAGAATTGCTCGATTCTGTTCTTGACCACAAAATCGATTTCCTTAAGTCCCTCCAGCAAATCTGCCAACCGGTTCAATGGCACGGCATTCGGTCCATCACTGGGTGCCTGATCCGGGTCTGGATGTGTTTCGACAAACAAGCCATCAATCCCTACGCCGACCGCAGCTCGTGCCAAAGTCGGAACGAATTCTCTCTGACCTCCGGAGGCGCCATTTCTACCGCCTGGCAGCTGTACTGAGTGAGTGGCATCGAACACCACCGGACATCCTGTCTCTCGCATGATCGTGAGTGACCGCATATCCACAACGAGGTTGTTGTAGCCGTAACTCGAACCGCGTTCACAGACAAGTATGTTACCCTTTCCACCGGCCCGTTCGGCCTTGTCAACAACATGTTTCATTTCATGAGGCGATAGGAACTGGGCCTTTTTGATATTGACCAGTTTGCCCGTTGCCGCCGCAGCCTGTATCAGATCAGTCTGTCGACACAAGAAAGCCGGGGTCTGGATCACGTCAACATAATCTGCTGCTGTGCAGGCCTCGTCAGGAGAATGAACGTCGGTGAGCACGGGTACATCAACAGTGGTTTTGACTTTCCGTAAAATTTCCAGGCCTTCCGTCATTCCAAGACCCCGGTATGAGTCGATCGACGTTCGATTCGCTTTGTCGTAGGATGACTTGTAGACAAAAGGTATCGACAGATTGTCGCATATGTGCCTGATCTCACCAGCCGTATCCAGTGCGAAAGTCTCCGATTCAATGACACAAGGTCCAGCAATCAGAAAAAATGGATTGGCTGAACCAACATGGGCTTGCGCAATTTTCAACTGAAAGCCGCCCTTTTCGAAGGAATTCGCAAGGAAGCCTGATGCGCTTTGACGGTGTGGACGAAATGTGTAAACAACGGATGTCCCTTCCTTGGAGTCGAAGTGAACTCCGGATGAAACTGACAGCCGACAAACCACTTGTGTTCCGGCAGTTCTACCATTTCAACCAGATTTTCCGGCGATACTCCGGAAAAATACATGCCGGCGTCCTCGAACTTCTTACGGTAGTGATTGTTGAATTCGTAACGATGGCGGTGACGTTCGTAGATGGTGTCAGTGCCATAGATTTCATGCACCAGGGAATCTGGCGACAGACTGGCTTTCTGTGCGCCAAGCCGCAGTGTCCCGCCCAATTCCTCGTTTGACGATCTGGTTTCCAGCTCGCCATCCAGCGATCGCCATTCAGATACCATTGCGATCACCGGATGCGGTGTGTCAGGATTGAATTCTGTGCTGTGTGCGCCTTCAAGTCCAAGTACATTTCGCGCAAACTCAATCATCGCAATCTGCATTCCAAGGCAAATACCCAGATAGGGAATCTCATTTTCCCGGGCATATTTGACCGCATCAATCTTGCCGTTGGTGCCCCGTTGTCCAAACCCGCCGGGGACAATAATCGCATCTGCCGAATACAGCAGCCCGATTCCGTCGGTCTCTATATTCTCAGCATCCACATACAGAATATTGATCTTGGTTCGCGTCTGCATTCCCGCATGTACGATCGCCTCGGCCAGTGACTTGTAACAATCCGCAATATCCATGTATTTGCCGACAAACGCGATGGTGACTTCGCTTGTAGTCTTTCGGCTTCGCTCGACAATATCTTCCCACTCAGAAAGGTCGATGCGATCAGAGTGGATTTTCAGATGATTCACAATCAGCTGGTCAACGCCCTGTTCGTGGAACATCAAGGGAATTGAATAGATGTTGTCAGCGGTCAGTGCGGAGATTACAGAGCCTTCAGATACGTTCGTGAACAACGCGATCTTGTTCTTTGCTGTCGGAGGCAGGTCAACTTCTGTCCTGCACAGAAGAATATCCGGTTGGATACCGATACTGCGCAACTCCTTGACTGAATGTTGGGTCGGCTTGGTTTTTATCTCACCTGCATAATCCAAAGAAGGTATCAGTGTCAAATGGACAAACAGGGT is drawn from Acidiferrobacterales bacterium and contains these coding sequences:
- a CDS encoding CTP synthase yields the protein MPKFVFVTGGVVSSLGKGIASASLAALLEARKISVTIIKLDPYINVDPGTMNPGQHGEVFVTSDGAETDLDLGHYERFVNVPMKQMNNFTTGRIYERVIRRERRGDYMGKTVQVIPHIIDEIKDCILEGADGHDVVFVEIGGTVGDIESLPFLETIRQMRIEFGVDDTLFVHLTLIPSLDYAGEIKTKPTQHSVKELRSIGIQPDILLCRTEVDLPPTAKNKIALFTNVSEGSVISALTADNIYSIPLMFHEQGVDQLIVNHLKIHSDRIDLSEWEDIVERSRKTTSEVTIAFVGKYMDIADCYKSLAEAIVHAGMQTRTKINILYVDAENIETDGIGLLYSADAIIVPGGFGQRGTNGKIDAVKYARENEIPYLGICLGMQIAMIEFARNVLGLEGAHSTEFNPDTPHPVIAMVSEWRSLDGELETRSSNEELGGTLRLGAQKASLSPDSLVHEIYGTDTIYERHRHRYEFNNHYRKKFEDAGMYFSGVSPENLVEMVELPEHKWFVGCQFHPEFTSTPRKGHPLFTHFVHTVKAHQASLRIPSKRAAFS